The Chloroflexota bacterium genomic interval ACTCGATGCCGGCGTAGCCGGTAACGTTGATGATGCCTGCCTTTGTCTTGCTCATTTTTCCATAATCCAGGAGTGGTTGCAGATTTCAGCACCGTAGGCGAGCTCTTTGTCTCTCACCAGCTTTAACTTCGGGTGCATCAGGGCAGCCGCACCGTAATCGGAATCGCAGTACTTCTGGCAAATCTCGGGGACGCCCATCTCCTTGCAGACGTCATACTGCGGGCACCGGGTGAACTCGATGCTCAGGCGCTCCGGGGTTGCCTCAACGACCCTGAGCTCCGACCTGACTTTTTCCTGCGCTTTGAACCACTCCCCCATGGTCCTGATTATATCCTCCGGGGGGATGCCGGCAAGTCGGCCTTTCCAGTTGTCGGCGCCGTACTTTATCCATGCCCTCTCGATTATCTCCAGGGCCTTCTCCTTGCCCAGCTCATCCATAAATTCCTTGGCGAAGTAGATGGCCAGTCTGAGTTGCTCTTTCACCAGCTTCACTCTTTCTTCGTAGTCGGCCAATGTCTTCTCCTTTCTCAATCCGTTGAGCCGGGAAGCTTCAAAATCTTGGCTGCCGAGCCAGGATTCGAACCTGGGCTAGAGGATCCAAAGTCCCCTGTGCTACCGCTACACAACTCGGCAGTTCTGGCGGTGGGACGCTTCGGTTTTTCGCTCCCTGGTGCCGAAGGTCGGACTCGAACCGACACGGAGGTTACCCTCCAACAGTTTTTGAGACTGCCGCGTCTGCCATTCCGCCACTTCGGCGTTATAGACTGCTGGTGCCGAGGCCCAGAATCGAACTGGGGACACGCGGATTTTCAGTCCGCTGCTCTACCAGCTGAGCTACCTCGGCACAAGATTTATTGTAAGGGGAAAACGAGAGGGGTGTCAAGGAATGAAAAAAAATACTCATAGTTACGTCATATATTGACAAAAACGATTTATTTACATAAAGTAACAGATATGGAATCGTGGCAAATTGAACTATTAAAAATCGGTGTAGCTGCAATAGCATCTTTCTTCGTCGGGTGGGGTAGTCACTGGTTTCGTTCGCGCGCACATAAAGAAGAAAGAGCCGCCGACTTTGACGATTATCTTAAAAAGCGTGAGATTGAGAAAGTACCAGAGAAGCAATATTTACAAGAAATAAAAGAAATAACAAACATTCTCTTAACACATAAAGAACATGGCATAACACCCGAAGAATGTTTAAAATTTAAAGATAAAATGCTTCATCAGATATCTGAACCCAAATCCGAAATCATAATTAACGGAGAATTAGTAAGGAGTAAAGAGGAATTTCTTCGGCGTGCTAACGGCTATCGACATAGGGCGTATATTTTGCTACTTATGACAATGTCTTTCCAAACTGCTATGCGTGAACATCGAGTATTTGAACCGTCTGATTTTGCAGAAGGTAATACTATGGACGAAAAAATCCCAAATATGATAAAGATGGTTTTAGACAACGGTCTAGAGACAGTTATTCCAATTAGAATAATTGACGAAAAGAGCGGAGAAACGAGGTCAGTCATAACACCAGAAATTATAGAAGGGCTTAATCAAATAAATTCGTTACTAGACTTATGTAAAAGAATAGAAAACAACGAAACCGAACTTCCATCGCGCCTTGATATTGATAACTTGTTTGATAAGATTGGAGATGCGCTAACTACTCTTGCGGCAGGTCTAGAGGTAGTCGGTGCTC includes:
- a CDS encoding L-2-amino-thiazoline-4-carboxylic acid hydrolase — protein: MADYEERVKLVKEQLRLAIYFAKEFMDELGKEKALEIIERAWIKYGADNWKGRLAGIPPEDIIRTMGEWFKAQEKVRSELRVVEATPERLSIEFTRCPQYDVCKEMGVPEICQKYCDSDYGAAALMHPKLKLVRDKELAYGAEICNHSWIMEK